The genomic segment CAGTCACATGAAAACAAGGTACTCTTGTGATTCAGTTTATATAGTCAAGGTCCAAATCTCAATTTTTAATGCATGATTCAAAAAGGCAAGAATTCCCTGGACAACAACTCACAATATTCAGAAAATCAAATacatttgtttctcttctcttTTTGTAGAAAACAACGCTACGAAAAAAGACCTTGAGGGAAAGCTCCAGCATCAACGAGGAGAGAAAAGCGAAATACTTTGAAATCATGTCTGTGGACTATATGTCCTCGGAGCacacagggtctgatggagaaaATGAGGGGTCTGACGAGGAAGCACCTAAACTGCTTTACAAGCATAAGTTTCCATGGAGGAGTGAGGAGGCCGATTCATTGATGGcctatttagaaaaaaaagttaggaAGGGCAGGGGCCAGAGAAGCACAAACATGATGTTCAGGAGGAAAGATGGTGCTAATTCGAAAAGAACTGCACCAATTGATGCTCCCGATTGGGCTGTGAAGCATCAGCTTTAGGTTGTCTACATGCAAGCTATTCTTTTCGAATTAGCACCATCTTCTCTATTTTGCTATGAATGATGGACTTGTGCGTTGGcacaaaaaatgttattgttgAAGCATATAGTGATCGACTTTGATTTACAAATTCACAACGATTTTTATTACAACAAGTTCATGAGTATtcagatttattattgaacTATTTTCCTCGAAAAACAGTAGATGAGGCTACAATTTATTATATAAAGGAGATGTgatttatttagaatattgaaAGAATAATATTCAAAGAATTATTACTTTGACCAAGAGCtgataaaataatgtttatagtaatttatttattttgaaatatacACCAAACCAAATGTATAAATACCTATTATATTTTACTGATTACAGAAAATACATGATATAAAGGATTTCAGTAGATATGCTTGTTGGTCTCTCTGTATATATCTTAACATATTTTGTGGGAAGGGGCAGATGGGATCTATTGGTTTGTCCTAACTGCAAATTTAGAACAAATGTATTAATTGGTAACATTCGCACGCCGCGCAAAAGGCAAATTTGCTAAGATGTTTTTTGATGGGCAAATAATTTGCAAAAGTGACCCTTGCTGTAGTAGTAAATATAATGAATATACACTCTTTGCATCATGAGCAAATGCAAGCAAACATGACGAAAACATAACATTTGCTATCGTATTTACCGGTGCGTGAATAGAACTGCAAATCCGTTCTTTGCACTGTTTTTGATATATCAGCAAATATGAAGTAAAATCGGCCTTCACTTGGTTTGTCTTGGTGCCAAATATAAAGCAAATTCAATATTTGAGTAAAGGCGAGTAAATATGGACTTTACCATAGTGCAAAACATATTTACTATATCTGCAAATCCGTTTTTTCGTCCAGTGTCACTCTCGGATTCTCCCCTGCTTTTTCCTCAGATATTTCTTTAGCCTTTCTCCGGGTTTCTTTATAAAGAATCCCATCACTTTTCGCCAATTATAGCATTTGTAAGCACAACTGTTTATAACATGCCTCGACCATCTGCTTACAACGAACGAACATCCTATAATATACCCctaacacagggagaccagTCACAACACAGTAGCCCGGACACTACAGATGCAACGAATGGCACCAATCCCTGAGCTTGCTTTTTTGCAAACATTTTCAATATGACTTTCAAAAGATACTTTGTTATCAATTTACACCCCTAAACATTTTTGAGATTCCACGCGGCAAATCTCTATGTAAATGGTTGCCAAAGGATCAAATTTGTTATTAATGTTGTAGTTTTTTGGATGAGAGAGCCAatcacaaatattttttttcaaatcggTATTTAAGTTATTTTCCAAACCCATCGAGTCATACGACGATGTATATTATTTGGAAGATCGTTAAtatatacagtggaacctctatacAACGGACCTGTATTGAGCGGACACCCTCTATTTAGCGGACAGCATTCAAAGTCCCGATATTTTTTGCCACATAATTTCAGTAAATCATACCTCCATTAAGCGAACACCTCTATAACGCGGACGCGGACACATTTCACGGTCctacatatcaatcaatcttgCTTTGAAAACTCTCGTTTACATAATATTACAttgcataccatatttggtagTGCGCATCAATCATTGTTTACGTCGAGAATTTTCACATAAACTTGCAGGGATTCATGTTTACTGCGATTTTGtgggccgccattttgaaacagGCCCAGGCCCTAGCGTTTTTAGAACTTCACAGATATCCCGCGCGCTCACCCCAGGCTCTAAGACCATTTAAAAAAGCGACTTCACAGTGATTGACATGCTTTCAAATCAATAGGAATTTGAAACTTA from the Nematostella vectensis chromosome 4, jaNemVect1.1, whole genome shotgun sequence genome contains:
- the LOC116605577 gene encoding uncharacterized protein LOC116605577, with product MHVHFRTKKREHVTKANDSYDATLNRQRKCSRLNTKTTLRKKTLRESSSINEERKAKYFEIMSVDYMSSEHTGSDGENEGSDEEAPKLLYKHKFPWRSEEADSLMAYLEKKVRKGRGQRSTNMMFRRKDGANSKRTAPIDAPDWAVKHQL